The Coccidioides posadasii str. Silveira chromosome 5, complete sequence genome has a segment encoding these proteins:
- a CDS encoding uncharacterized protein (EggNog:ENOG410J56Z~COG:G~TransMembrane:12 (i46-67o87-107i114-132o138-158i170-190o202-221i291-312o332-350i357-372o378-400i412-430o442-461i)), translated as MLVENPQQTTNEAESQSMASSSPEDAFVRALGKEPPKAFTKIGSKLYAASLIGCFCATMDGYNGSLINNLLANKNFLDCYGGSNSGLWSGLVTAMYQIGAVAAFPFVGPAVDTWGRRAGMVIASILTAGTNIQSFMGGSFLLGFGISIAVTAGPTYVVEISHPPYRGVVTAIYHTFWFTGSIIAAGAARGALDIGGNGPWRIIIWLQVLFAGIIVVVALFLPESPRWLYVNGKQTAATEMLIKFHGDGNPDSEWVKLQLNEYEEYLELDGADKRWWDYRALFRNKASIYRLYCNVCISIFAQWMGNAVITYFMSAVLDTAGYKGTVAQHNPILINNCQGFAWSILGASLVDKFGRRPLLLFSNIGCSLAWLLDKLRSGMLFIFNAVYAVGFTPLQALYPVEVLSFEMRAKGMAFSSLATGAAGLLNKFAWPVSIERIAWRTYIIFAVWDAIQAIVIYSTIVETKNRTLEELDEIFKAPNPVMASIKRKKSVAGVFPNSLEALIP; from the exons ACTAACGAGGCTGAAAGCCAGTCAATGGCAAGCAGCAGCCCCGAGGATGCCTTCGTCAGGGCTTTAGGAAAGGAGCCTCCAAAAGCCTTTACCAAAATAGGGTCCAAGCTCTACGCTGCCTCCCTTATCGGGTGCTTCTGTGCCACAATGGACGGGTACAATGGCTCTTTGATCAACAATCTGCTAGCGAACAAAAATTTCCTGGATTGCTATGGTGGTTCGAATTCCGGGCTTTGGTCTGGCCTTGTTACGGCCATGTACCAGATCGGGGCCGTTGCTGCTTTCCCCTTCGTCGGGCCAGCTGTTGATACTTGGGGCCGCAGAGCTGGAATGGTAATCGCTTCCATATTGACCGCGGGGACCAATATTCAGTCCTTCATGGGCGGATCGTTTTTGCTGGGGTTTGGGATATCAATTGCGGTTACTGCCGGGCCAACGTATGTGGTGGAAATCTCTCATCCGCCATATCGCGGAGTGGTAACTGCAATTTACCACACTTTTTG GTTCACTGGTTCGATTATCGCGGCCGGTGCGGCGAGAGGTGCACTTGATATTGGCGGTAACGGACCTTGGAGGATCATAATTTGGCTGCAAGTACTCTTTGCAggcatcatcgtcgtcgttgCACTGTTTCTACCAGAATCACCTCGTTGGCTCTATGTCAATGGCAAACAAACCGCAGCCACCGAGATGTTGATCAAGTTCCACGGGGATGGAAATCCAGACTCAGAGTGGGTTAAACTGCAGCTTAACGAGTACGAAGAGTACCTCGAGTTAGATGGAGCGGATAAGAGATGGTGGGATTACCGTGCTTTGTTCCGTAACAAGGCATCGATATATCGTCTGTATTGCAACGTCTGCATTTCTATTTTTGCTCAGTGGATGGGGAACG CCGTCATCACCTACTTCATGTCTGCTGTCCTTGATACAGCAGGATACAAAGGCACTGTTGCACAGCACAATCCCATCCTCATTAACAACTGTCAGGGATTCGCCTGGTCGATTCTTGGTGCGAGCCTGGTTGACAAATTTGGACGCCGCCCCttgcttctcttctccaATATAGGATGCAGCCTCGCTTGG CTGCTGGACAAGCTGCGCTCGGGAATGCTCTTCATTTTCAACGCCGTTTACGCTGTGGGATTCACACCACTGCAAGCGTTGTACCCCGTTGAGGTACTAAGCTTCGAGATGAGAGCCAAGGGAATGGCATTCAGTAGTCTTGCAACAGGCGCAGCTGGGCTACTGAACAAGTTTGCTTGGCCAGTGAGTATCGAAAGAATCGCCTGGAGGACCTACATCATTTTTGCGGTCTGGGACGCAATACAAGCCATTGTGATTTACTCCACAATAGTCGAAACAAAGAATAGGACC CTTGAGGAACTGGATGAGATCTTCAAGGCTCCTAATCCAGTCATGGCCTCaataaaaaggaagaagagtgTCGCTGGAGTGTTCCCTAATTCCCTCGAAGCGCTCATCCCCTGA